The Mesobacillus jeotgali genome window below encodes:
- the opp4C gene encoding oligopeptide ABC transporter permease: MEVSTANNTQINLKPEKGMSPWAIARRKFVKNKLAMTSLVFLIFVMIVSFLAPYITTTDITKINIGSMSLKPSAEHWLGTDKNGRDVFTRLLYGGRVSLLVGISCTLFVIFFGTIVGSIAGYFGGIVDSMLMRFTDFVLNFPFLVFVIVLATIFHGKINGLVILIMVISLLSWGGVARIVRSKILAEKENEYILAAISIGCSPFKVITKHLLPNVLSTIIVQATILFASMIVAETGLSFLGFGVPSEIPSWGNMLAFANEPDVLQGKPWIWIPPALAITLTILSINFVGEGLKDALNPRSRR; the protein is encoded by the coding sequence ATGGAAGTTTCTACAGCAAATAATACACAGATTAACCTGAAGCCGGAAAAAGGCATGTCTCCTTGGGCCATCGCTAGAAGAAAATTTGTGAAAAACAAGTTGGCGATGACAAGCTTGGTCTTCTTGATTTTCGTAATGATTGTCTCTTTCCTGGCTCCATACATTACAACAACAGATATAACCAAAATTAACATTGGATCTATGTCCTTAAAGCCATCTGCAGAGCACTGGCTTGGAACAGACAAAAACGGACGTGACGTTTTCACGAGATTATTATACGGCGGAAGGGTTTCCCTTTTAGTCGGAATTAGCTGTACATTATTCGTCATCTTTTTCGGAACAATTGTAGGGTCAATCGCAGGATACTTTGGAGGAATCGTAGACAGCATGCTCATGCGTTTTACTGATTTCGTCCTGAACTTCCCATTCCTTGTTTTCGTTATCGTGTTGGCTACAATTTTCCATGGTAAAATCAATGGTCTTGTCATCCTGATCATGGTCATCAGCTTGCTGAGCTGGGGCGGGGTAGCAAGGATTGTCCGAAGCAAGATCTTGGCAGAGAAGGAGAACGAATACATTCTTGCAGCAATCTCAATCGGATGTTCACCATTCAAAGTCATCACAAAGCATTTACTGCCTAACGTTCTTTCAACAATCATCGTACAAGCAACAATCTTGTTCGCTTCCATGATTGTCGCAGAAACAGGACTAAGCTTCTTGGGATTCGGTGTACCATCCGAAATTCCATCATGGGGTAACATGCTAGCATTCGCAAATGAACCAGACGTATTACAAGGAAAGCCGTGGATCTGGATTCCACCAGCACTTGCTATCACGCTCACGATTTTGTCCATCAACTTCGTAGGTGAAGGCCTGAAAGATGCATTGAATCCAAGATCACGCCGTTAA
- a CDS encoding peptide ABC transporter substrate-binding protein, whose amino-acid sequence MKKSKFSFLLILTLVFSLILSACSGGDNKAGDEKPEDGEGTTGETANVPQELRMLDSSAIPTMDSVLAEGSTSFTYINNVGEGLYRLDQNHKPVPALADGEPQISDDNLVYTFKLIDSKWSNGEPVTAHDFVFAWQRAIDPKTASPYGPYMMGGKIKGAEAITEAGAAGKPYDVTTLGVKAIDDKTLEVTLEKPIAYWQDLFAFPTFYPQNQKFVEEKGEAFASNAENLLYNGPFVMETWESTDAEEWVLTKNPNYHNADQVKLEKITVNVVKDSNSAVNAFEAGETDMTGLLSSDLVPAYEGDERMLSWMEATVFWIKMNQKNEALANVNIRKAIAMGFNKEDLAASILNNGSVAANYFVPKDFVTLDGEDFREKHGDLIEFNAEEAKKYWETGLKELGVDKLELRYLGGDTEAAKKTDAYIKNQLETNLPGLTINLESVPFAVRLERDNAMDYDLQFAGWGPDYGNALSFTDLWITDGGSNRMGYSNEKYDQLIKDAQGKLATDEKAQWEAQQEAERIMLEEDAGLAPVYQRAANILLNPNVKGLAIYNYGPDYSFQWVTIEGEE is encoded by the coding sequence TTGAAAAAGTCAAAATTTTCATTTCTATTGATTTTGACTCTAGTATTCTCGTTAATCCTGTCTGCATGTAGCGGCGGAGATAACAAAGCTGGAGACGAAAAGCCAGAAGATGGCGAAGGTACAACTGGCGAAACTGCTAACGTACCACAAGAACTAAGAATGTTGGATTCTTCTGCTATTCCAACAATGGACAGCGTTCTAGCTGAAGGTTCTACAAGTTTCACTTACATAAACAACGTAGGTGAGGGTCTTTACCGCCTTGACCAGAACCACAAGCCAGTTCCTGCACTAGCAGATGGCGAGCCACAAATCAGTGATGACAACCTTGTCTACACTTTCAAGCTTATCGATTCAAAATGGTCTAACGGCGAGCCTGTAACAGCTCACGATTTCGTATTTGCTTGGCAGCGCGCTATCGACCCTAAGACTGCTTCTCCTTATGGTCCATACATGATGGGCGGCAAAATCAAGGGTGCTGAGGCAATCACAGAAGCTGGTGCTGCTGGCAAGCCTTATGATGTAACGACTCTTGGTGTAAAAGCTATTGACGACAAGACTTTAGAAGTAACACTTGAAAAGCCAATCGCTTACTGGCAAGACCTTTTCGCTTTCCCAACATTCTACCCTCAAAACCAGAAGTTTGTTGAAGAGAAAGGCGAAGCTTTCGCAAGCAATGCTGAAAACTTACTTTACAACGGTCCATTCGTAATGGAAACTTGGGAAAGCACTGACGCTGAAGAGTGGGTACTTACTAAGAACCCTAACTACCACAATGCTGACCAAGTTAAACTTGAAAAAATCACTGTAAACGTCGTTAAAGATTCTAACTCTGCTGTAAACGCTTTTGAAGCAGGCGAAACAGACATGACTGGATTGCTTTCTTCTGATCTAGTTCCTGCATACGAAGGCGACGAGCGCATGCTTAGCTGGATGGAAGCAACTGTATTCTGGATCAAGATGAACCAGAAGAACGAAGCACTTGCTAACGTTAACATCCGTAAAGCAATCGCAATGGGCTTCAACAAAGAAGACCTTGCTGCTAGCATCCTGAACAACGGTTCAGTTGCTGCTAACTACTTTGTACCAAAAGATTTCGTAACTCTTGATGGTGAAGATTTCCGTGAAAAGCACGGCGACCTGATTGAATTCAATGCTGAAGAAGCTAAGAAATATTGGGAAACTGGTCTTAAGGAACTTGGTGTAGATAAGTTAGAACTTCGCTACCTTGGTGGAGACACTGAAGCAGCTAAGAAGACTGACGCTTACATCAAGAACCAGTTGGAAACAAACCTTCCTGGTTTGACAATCAATCTTGAAAGTGTTCCTTTCGCAGTACGTCTAGAGCGTGACAACGCTATGGATTATGATCTTCAATTCGCTGGATGGGGTCCTGACTACGGTAACGCATTGTCGTTCACTGACCTTTGGATCACTGACGGTGGAAGCAACAGAATGGGCTACTCAAACGAGAAGTACGATCAGTTGATCAAGGATGCTCAAGGCAAACTTGCTACTGACGAAAAAGCTCAATGGGAAGCACAGCAAGAAGCTGAAAGAATCATGCTTGAAGAAGATGCTGGTCTAGCACCTGTTTACCAGCGTGCAGCTAACATCCTTCTTAACCCGAACGTTAAAGGTCTTGCGATCTACAACTACGGTCCTGACTACTCATTCCAATGGGTAACAATTGAAGGCGAAGAATAA
- a CDS encoding YjbA family protein, producing the protein MLYLHDVWVNWFEGEENGYNVCHFHEWRKDDGVELLDQVPLLKIDHVLFNYIENDLSELPQQLLDDIYRKAYLRKNHERTQLDYCFVVSDGTGILAVDTIGYNIPIRKSRLIPRQEQLVYEMIENQDTIQYGFNDQSALKDFHILSPSPDLMRGLTRKERQLKQLLFMAMDQLNSSKNVAEVRYWFTEWKPELYEEIQRLSFEEVWEQLYEETKFGWSFKHEKFCENIIKGQAFFEKLWEMEHGPKVN; encoded by the coding sequence ATGTTGTATCTTCATGATGTCTGGGTGAACTGGTTCGAAGGGGAAGAGAATGGCTATAACGTCTGCCATTTCCACGAATGGCGGAAGGACGATGGTGTTGAACTGCTTGACCAGGTGCCGCTTCTAAAAATTGACCATGTGTTATTTAATTACATTGAGAATGATTTATCAGAGTTGCCTCAGCAACTACTGGATGACATTTACCGAAAGGCCTATTTGCGGAAGAATCATGAACGTACGCAGCTTGATTATTGCTTCGTCGTGTCAGATGGAACAGGAATCCTTGCTGTTGACACGATTGGCTATAATATCCCTATCCGAAAAAGCCGGCTAATCCCTCGTCAGGAGCAGCTGGTGTACGAAATGATTGAAAATCAGGATACGATTCAATATGGATTCAATGATCAGAGTGCATTAAAGGATTTCCATATCCTATCGCCTTCTCCGGATTTAATGAGGGGGTTGACCCGTAAAGAAAGACAGTTAAAGCAATTATTGTTCATGGCCATGGATCAACTGAATTCTTCAAAAAATGTAGCAGAAGTCCGATACTGGTTCACTGAATGGAAGCCTGAACTATATGAAGAAATTCAGCGTCTCTCATTTGAAGAGGTGTGGGAGCAGTTATATGAAGAAACTAAGTTTGGATGGTCATTTAAGCACGAAAAATTTTGCGAAAATATAATCAAGGGACAGGCCTTTTTCGAAAAACTTTGGGAAATGGAGCACGGCCCAAAAGTAAATTGA
- a CDS encoding ABC transporter ATP-binding protein — translation MENILEVKDLNISFHTFAGEVKAIRGVNFELKKGETLAIVGESGSGKSVTTKAIMRLLPPGNSEIKQGEILFEGKDLTKLTDKQMQKIRGQDISMIFQDPMTSLNPTMTVGKQIMEPLIKHQNMSKSSARERAVQLLKLVGIPKPELRVKQYPHQFSGGMRQRVVIAIALACNPKVLIADEPTTALDVTIQAQILELMKDLQKKIDTSIIFITHDLGVVANVADRVAVMYGGKIVEIGTVDEVFYNPQHPYTWGLISSMPSLDAKEEELYAIPGTPPNLLHPPKGDAFAPRNEYAMQIDLEEQPPMFKVSDTHYAATWLLHPDAPKVEPPEAVKSRMRKFMGTK, via the coding sequence ATGGAAAATATTTTAGAAGTTAAGGATTTAAATATCTCCTTCCATACATTCGCGGGGGAAGTTAAAGCGATCCGCGGTGTGAACTTTGAACTGAAAAAGGGAGAAACCCTTGCGATAGTTGGTGAGTCGGGATCAGGTAAATCAGTAACGACTAAAGCAATCATGAGATTGCTGCCTCCTGGCAATTCCGAAATCAAGCAAGGCGAAATATTGTTTGAAGGCAAGGACTTAACTAAATTGACTGACAAGCAAATGCAGAAAATTCGTGGCCAGGACATCTCGATGATTTTCCAGGATCCGATGACTTCATTGAATCCAACAATGACTGTTGGAAAGCAAATCATGGAACCTTTGATCAAGCATCAAAATATGAGTAAATCATCAGCAAGGGAACGTGCGGTCCAGCTTTTGAAGCTGGTTGGTATTCCTAAACCTGAGCTGCGTGTTAAACAATACCCTCACCAATTCTCTGGTGGTATGAGACAAAGGGTGGTTATCGCAATTGCGCTGGCATGTAATCCGAAGGTTCTAATAGCGGATGAGCCGACAACTGCGTTGGATGTAACGATACAGGCACAGATATTGGAATTAATGAAAGATTTGCAGAAAAAAATCGATACTTCCATCATTTTCATCACCCATGACCTTGGTGTTGTTGCTAACGTAGCGGACAGGGTAGCAGTTATGTATGGTGGAAAAATTGTCGAAATCGGTACTGTGGACGAAGTCTTCTACAATCCACAGCATCCTTACACTTGGGGATTGATCAGCTCAATGCCAAGCCTGGATGCCAAAGAAGAGGAACTATACGCAATTCCTGGTACTCCGCCAAACTTATTGCATCCGCCAAAAGGAGATGCTTTTGCACCTCGTAATGAATATGCAATGCAAATCGACTTAGAAGAACAGCCTCCAATGTTTAAAGTGTCTGATACACATTATGCTGCTACATGGCTGTTGCATCCAGATGCTCCTAAGGTAGAACCGCCGGAAGCTGTGAAGAGCAGAATGCGTAAATTCATGGGCACGAAATAA
- the trpS gene encoding tryptophan--tRNA ligase yields MMETIFSGIQPSGTITLGNYIGAMKQFTELQDEYNCYFCIVDQHAITVPQDRLQLRKNIKSLAALYIASGIDPEKVTLFIQSEVPAHAQAGWMMQCVAYIGELERMTQFKDKSTGKEAVSAGLLTYPPLMAADILLYNTNLVPVGEDQKQHLELTRDLAERFNKKYNDIFTIPDVRIAKVGARVMSLQDPQKKMSKSDPNNKAFISMLDEPKQIEKKIKSAVTDSEGIVKYDKENKPGVSNLLSIYSILTGKEIAEIEKDYEGKGYGDFKGDLAKVVVDVIEPIQKKYYELIDSAELDEILDRGAEKANQVANKMLKKMENAMGLGRKRK; encoded by the coding sequence ATCATGGAGACTATTTTTTCTGGTATCCAGCCAAGCGGTACAATCACACTTGGCAATTACATCGGCGCAATGAAGCAATTCACAGAACTTCAGGACGAATATAATTGTTACTTCTGTATCGTCGATCAACATGCGATTACCGTGCCGCAGGACCGTTTGCAGCTTCGCAAAAACATTAAAAGCCTTGCAGCTTTGTATATTGCGTCAGGAATTGATCCTGAAAAGGTAACTTTATTCATCCAGTCAGAAGTGCCGGCACATGCTCAGGCAGGATGGATGATGCAATGCGTTGCCTATATTGGCGAGCTTGAAAGAATGACTCAGTTCAAGGATAAATCCACTGGGAAAGAAGCGGTTTCAGCCGGTCTTTTAACTTATCCCCCGTTAATGGCAGCCGACATCCTTCTATATAATACGAATCTTGTACCAGTCGGCGAAGACCAAAAGCAGCATTTAGAGCTGACGAGAGATCTTGCTGAACGCTTCAATAAAAAATACAATGACATTTTTACGATTCCAGACGTCCGCATTGCTAAAGTCGGCGCAAGGGTCATGTCCTTACAGGATCCGCAGAAGAAAATGAGCAAGTCGGATCCTAACAACAAGGCTTTCATCTCCATGCTTGACGAACCGAAGCAAATTGAAAAGAAAATCAAGAGTGCAGTAACAGACTCTGAAGGCATCGTAAAATATGATAAAGAGAACAAGCCAGGAGTTTCAAACCTCTTATCCATCTATTCTATCTTAACCGGTAAAGAAATTGCGGAAATTGAAAAAGACTATGAGGGTAAAGGGTACGGAGATTTCAAGGGTGACCTTGCAAAGGTTGTTGTCGATGTCATTGAACCTATACAGAAAAAATACTATGAGCTGATTGATTCTGCTGAATTGGATGAAATTCTTGATCGTGGCGCTGAAAAAGCAAACCAGGTCGCGAACAAAATGCTTAAGAAAATGGAAAATGCAATGGGCCTGGGGCGCAAACGCAAGTAA
- the opp4B gene encoding oligopeptide ABC transporter permease, with the protein MLKYSLRRILGMIPMLFLISVVVFSLAKLMPGDSLSGEIDPNNTDPAYIEEMREKLGYNDPVHIQYFTWITNFMQGDFGKSTRYKIPASEIIGERLPNTIFLGFSSILITYVLAFIMGIYAGRKPYTLGDNVIGTANYIGLALPSFVAGVFAIYFFSFNLGWFPSNGSVDISTTEGTAAYWLSRIHHVFLPALVLGLLSTASYTQFLRNDIIENSRKDFVRTARAKGTPEKKIYNQHILRNSIIPLITFLGFDIVALVGGAIITETIFTYPGIGQLFLNSVSQRDYPVLMTLTMMFSFLTLFGNLVADILYGIVDPRIRLD; encoded by the coding sequence ATGCTTAAATACAGTTTACGACGCATACTCGGCATGATTCCTATGCTTTTCCTTATCTCTGTTGTAGTGTTTTCCCTGGCGAAACTTATGCCAGGGGACTCACTCAGTGGGGAGATCGATCCGAACAATACGGATCCGGCATACATAGAAGAGATGCGCGAGAAGCTCGGTTATAATGACCCAGTCCACATTCAATATTTCACATGGATCACAAATTTCATGCAGGGAGACTTCGGGAAATCAACCCGTTATAAAATCCCGGCAAGTGAAATCATTGGCGAACGTCTGCCAAATACGATATTTCTTGGTTTTTCAAGTATTTTAATAACTTATGTTTTAGCGTTTATCATGGGTATTTATGCCGGAAGGAAGCCATATACACTTGGTGATAACGTCATAGGTACCGCCAACTATATAGGATTGGCCCTCCCTTCATTCGTTGCAGGGGTGTTCGCCATCTATTTCTTCTCATTTAATTTAGGCTGGTTCCCTTCAAACGGTTCTGTTGATATTTCAACGACAGAAGGTACAGCAGCATATTGGTTAAGCCGAATTCATCATGTTTTCTTACCAGCACTTGTATTAGGTTTATTGAGCACTGCAAGCTATACGCAATTCCTGCGTAATGACATTATAGAAAACAGCCGTAAAGATTTTGTAAGGACGGCACGTGCTAAAGGCACACCGGAAAAAAAGATCTACAATCAGCACATTTTGCGTAATTCTATCATCCCGCTGATCACATTCCTTGGATTCGATATCGTTGCATTGGTCGGTGGCGCAATCATTACCGAAACAATCTTCACTTATCCTGGTATCGGTCAACTATTCTTGAACTCTGTCAGCCAGAGAGACTATCCAGTACTAATGACACTGACAATGATGTTCTCATTCTTGACACTGTTTGGAAACCTTGTTGCAGATATATTATATGGAATCGTTGATCCAAGGATCAGGCTTGATTAA
- the opp3C gene encoding oligopeptide ABC transporter permease → MADFETKIPKDRFRPAEIDSAKSEEINKPSLTFWQDAWMRVRKNKGALVSLIVMALVIIMAFLGPVISGKEFDTQNVRHNNLPPRIQGLENISWLPFDGVKVNKAGKEINMYEVKKVDEYYWFGTDALGRDLFTRVWKGTQISLYIALLAAVIDMIIGVAYGAISGYFGGRLDNVMQRITEVLVGIPTMIVVILMILVLKPGIISITVALTITGWVGMARVVRAQTLKLKEQEFVLASKTLGNSDGKIISKHLLPNLAGVIIINTMFTIPNAVFFEAFLSFIGLGLQDPYASLGTLIDEGFKVLRLHPHEMVIPAIIISIIMITFNMLADGLRDALDPKMRD, encoded by the coding sequence ATGGCTGACTTTGAAACTAAAATTCCAAAAGATCGTTTTAGGCCGGCGGAGATCGATTCGGCCAAGAGCGAGGAAATTAATAAGCCAAGCTTAACCTTCTGGCAGGATGCTTGGATGCGTGTCCGCAAAAATAAGGGTGCGCTTGTAAGTTTGATAGTTATGGCACTAGTGATCATCATGGCATTTCTTGGACCAGTGATCAGCGGCAAGGAATTCGATACTCAAAATGTAAGGCATAATAATTTGCCGCCTAGAATCCAGGGACTCGAAAATATCAGCTGGCTGCCGTTTGACGGTGTTAAGGTAAATAAAGCTGGAAAAGAAATCAATATGTACGAAGTCAAAAAAGTAGACGAATATTATTGGTTTGGTACTGATGCTTTAGGGCGTGATTTATTCACACGTGTCTGGAAAGGTACACAAATCTCCTTATACATTGCGCTCTTGGCAGCAGTCATTGATATGATAATTGGTGTTGCTTATGGCGCTATATCAGGATATTTCGGTGGAAGATTGGATAACGTCATGCAGAGGATTACCGAAGTCTTAGTAGGTATTCCGACAATGATTGTAGTTATCTTGATGATTCTCGTGTTGAAGCCTGGTATTATATCAATTACTGTTGCCTTGACGATTACAGGCTGGGTAGGTATGGCCCGTGTGGTACGTGCCCAGACGCTGAAGCTTAAGGAACAGGAGTTTGTACTCGCTTCCAAAACTCTCGGAAACAGCGATGGCAAAATCATTTCGAAACACTTATTGCCAAACCTTGCTGGTGTCATTATTATCAATACAATGTTCACGATTCCAAATGCAGTATTTTTTGAGGCATTCCTGAGCTTCATCGGACTAGGTCTTCAGGATCCATATGCATCACTCGGTACATTGATTGATGAAGGTTTTAAAGTGCTAAGATTGCACCCACATGAGATGGTAATTCCAGCTATTATCATCAGTATCATCATGATCACGTTCAATATGCTGGCAGACGGATTGCGCGATGCGCTTGATCCGAAAATGCGCGATTAA
- a CDS encoding DUF3899 domain-containing protein yields the protein MRNRFGKIFFGFFLSQLLVLILSLVYQQSITLLGYVNISFYIASILLFTSLIVFTVNSGFFDAISYSFRTVFAGKEEKKKSFDEMTPLSELVTINANPLFLVGLLDFILMLAALYVYYL from the coding sequence ATGCGTAATAGATTTGGGAAAATTTTTTTTGGTTTTTTCTTATCTCAACTTTTAGTTTTGATCCTTTCACTTGTCTATCAACAGAGCATCACCTTGCTTGGTTATGTAAATATTTCTTTTTATATTGCTAGTATCCTGCTTTTCACTTCCCTTATAGTCTTTACAGTCAATTCTGGATTCTTCGACGCTATTTCTTATTCTTTCCGGACTGTTTTTGCCGGCAAAGAGGAGAAGAAAAAGTCTTTTGACGAAATGACGCCATTATCAGAACTTGTCACCATCAACGCAAACCCCCTGTTTTTGGTGGGCTTGCTCGACTTTATCCTTATGCTTGCTGCACTGTACGTTTATTATCTATAA
- the opp3b gene encoding oligopeptide ABC transporter permease → MAKYLLKRVFYMFLTLFIIASLTFFLMKIIPGTPFASANKLGPAQMEIMKAKYGLDQPVPVQYAKYIGNLLQGDLGISFQFNNRSVTDMMVGRLGPSMQLGAQAMILGTVVGILLGIFAALRQNTWVDYSSTFIAVLGKSIPNFVFAGLLQYYIGVKLGWFPVLFWRGFEYTILPTIALSMLPIAIAARFMRTEMIEVLGSDYIMLAKAKGASFFEIAFKHALRNALIPLVTVLGPLAISLMTGSLVIEKIFAIPGLGEQFVKSITLNDYPVIMGTTILFAALFVVIILVVDILYGIIDPRIRLSGGNK, encoded by the coding sequence ATGGCAAAATACCTGTTAAAAAGGGTATTTTATATGTTTTTGACTCTTTTCATCATTGCGTCCCTAACATTTTTCTTAATGAAGATCATCCCAGGTACGCCTTTTGCTAGTGCGAACAAATTGGGGCCGGCACAAATGGAAATCATGAAAGCGAAATATGGTCTTGACCAGCCGGTACCTGTGCAGTATGCGAAGTATATTGGAAACCTGCTGCAAGGTGATTTAGGAATTTCCTTTCAATTTAATAACAGATCTGTGACAGACATGATGGTCGGTCGTCTTGGACCTTCCATGCAGCTAGGTGCACAAGCGATGATTTTAGGAACAGTCGTAGGTATCCTGCTCGGAATATTTGCGGCATTAAGACAAAATACATGGGTCGACTATAGCTCAACGTTTATAGCAGTATTAGGAAAGTCCATTCCAAACTTCGTGTTTGCTGGATTACTTCAATATTATATAGGTGTTAAACTTGGCTGGTTCCCTGTACTTTTCTGGCGAGGATTTGAGTACACAATCCTTCCGACCATAGCTTTATCCATGCTGCCTATAGCAATCGCAGCCCGTTTCATGAGAACCGAAATGATTGAGGTTTTAGGTTCTGATTATATCATGCTGGCAAAAGCTAAGGGTGCGAGTTTCTTTGAGATTGCCTTTAAGCATGCTCTGAGGAATGCGCTAATTCCTTTGGTAACGGTCTTAGGACCTTTGGCGATTTCATTAATGACGGGTTCACTAGTAATTGAAAAGATTTTTGCGATTCCAGGCCTTGGCGAACAGTTCGTAAAATCAATTACACTTAATGATTACCCTGTTATCATGGGAACAACCATCTTATTTGCTGCATTATTTGTAGTTATCATCCTTGTTGTGGATATTCTTTATGGAATTATTGATCCACGCATCAGGCTGTCTGGAGGTAATAAGTAA
- the opp4A gene encoding oligopeptide ABC transporter substrate-binding protein has product MKKPLLWLAMLVLVLSTFLAACSGGDKEKTTADPKEGDKDNAAEETGPQDGGTLTYALSSEFKGLLNWNFYDADGDDDIIAFFDDALIDYDENLKAEPNIASWETEDNKVFTFTFEKGVKWHNGEELTVHDWVFALETIATLGGEHQRWSNVNTIEGAKDFNEGKSDKIAGLEVVDDYTLKITFDKARVNNLENVWAYPLSRKEFEGIDPKDMAASEQVRTKPVGTGPFKVAKVIPGESVELVKNENYWKGAPHLDKIVVKVIDSSLTTGELKNGTLDMTPFHPTVLPEIEALDNVEVVKFPGLSYYYIGFKLGKYDGKKNVMDKDKYASKELRQAMLFAINRQEWTDAFFSGLGKPLNRPIPTSHWIAAPNEDMPIQYEYNPEKAKEILDKAGYVDKDGDGFREDPKGEKFTVKFSHYATGNPTFEARAKAMTQYWEAVGLKSELQMTDVNLYYDQLEKDDPALEVFYGGWGTGADPDPLPLWGIESVWNYPRWVNDEAQKLLEDAVDLEVVGTDTEKRAQLYADWQKIFNEEVPALPILELEEVMAVAKRVQGVKYDVSGSNSPHEWWIKQ; this is encoded by the coding sequence ATGAAGAAACCATTGCTTTGGCTAGCTATGCTAGTATTGGTTTTATCAACATTCCTTGCTGCGTGCAGCGGAGGAGACAAAGAGAAGACAACAGCTGATCCAAAAGAAGGCGACAAAGACAACGCAGCAGAAGAAACAGGACCGCAAGATGGCGGTACATTGACTTACGCTTTAAGCTCTGAGTTCAAAGGCCTTTTGAACTGGAACTTCTACGATGCTGACGGAGACGATGATATCATCGCATTCTTCGACGATGCATTGATCGACTATGATGAAAACCTTAAAGCAGAGCCTAATATCGCAAGCTGGGAAACTGAAGACAATAAAGTTTTCACTTTCACTTTTGAAAAAGGCGTAAAATGGCACAATGGCGAAGAACTTACAGTTCATGACTGGGTATTCGCTCTTGAAACAATCGCTACTCTTGGTGGAGAACACCAGCGCTGGTCTAATGTAAACACAATCGAAGGTGCAAAGGACTTCAACGAAGGAAAGTCTGACAAGATTGCCGGTCTTGAAGTTGTTGATGACTATACTTTGAAGATCACTTTTGACAAAGCTCGCGTAAACAACCTTGAGAATGTTTGGGCTTACCCGCTTTCACGCAAGGAATTTGAAGGAATTGACCCTAAGGATATGGCTGCTTCTGAGCAGGTCCGCACTAAGCCTGTAGGAACTGGTCCATTCAAAGTTGCAAAGGTTATCCCTGGTGAATCAGTAGAACTAGTTAAAAACGAAAACTACTGGAAAGGTGCTCCGCACTTAGACAAGATCGTTGTTAAAGTTATCGATTCTTCACTTACTACTGGAGAACTTAAGAATGGAACTCTTGACATGACTCCATTCCACCCAACAGTTCTTCCTGAAATCGAAGCACTTGATAACGTTGAAGTTGTAAAATTCCCTGGCTTATCATACTACTACATCGGTTTCAAACTTGGTAAATATGATGGCAAGAAAAACGTAATGGACAAAGATAAATACGCAAGCAAAGAATTGCGCCAAGCTATGCTTTTCGCAATCAACCGCCAAGAGTGGACAGATGCATTCTTCAGCGGATTAGGAAAGCCGCTTAACCGTCCGATCCCAACATCACACTGGATTGCTGCACCTAATGAAGATATGCCAATCCAATATGAATACAACCCAGAAAAAGCGAAAGAAATCCTTGATAAAGCTGGTTATGTTGACAAGGACGGAGACGGATTCCGTGAAGATCCAAAGGGAGAAAAGTTCACTGTTAAGTTCTCTCACTATGCAACTGGCAACCCAACTTTCGAAGCACGTGCAAAAGCTATGACTCAGTATTGGGAAGCAGTTGGCTTGAAGTCTGAGCTTCAAATGACTGATGTTAACCTTTACTATGATCAACTTGAAAAAGATGACCCTGCTCTAGAAGTATTCTATGGCGGATGGGGAACTGGTGCTGATCCGGATCCACTACCACTTTGGGGCATTGAATCTGTATGGAACTACCCACGTTGGGTAAATGACGAAGCTCAAAAGCTTCTTGAAGATGCTGTTGACCTTGAAGTAGTTGGAACTGACACTGAAAAGCGTGCACAATTGTATGCTGACTGGCAGAAAATCTTCAACGAAGAAGTACCAGCACTTCCTATCCTTGAACTAGAAGAAGTTATGGCTGTTGCTAAGCGCGTTCAAGGCGTCAAGTACGACGTTTCTGGTTCTAACTCACCTCATGAATGGTGGATCAAGCAATAA